One Vitis vinifera cultivar Pinot Noir 40024 chromosome 8, ASM3070453v1 genomic window carries:
- the LOC100253701 gene encoding S-formylglutathione hydrolase isoform X3 encodes MEAKPTEISGSKMFGGYNKRFKHFSPTLGCSMTFHVYFPPLPSPSHKFPVLYWLSGLSCTDENFIIKSGAQRVASSEGIALVAPDTSPSAGFYLNATQEKWKNWQMYDYVVKELPKVLSENFAQLDTSRASISGHSMGGHGALTIYLKNLDKYKSVSAFAPIVNPMNCPWGQKAFTNYLGGNKADWEEYDATCLISKFNDVSATILIDQVSSISHFKGEDDKFLHDQLLPHKFEEACKNAKVPLLLRLQPGYDHSYYFIATFIDHHIQHHAQALNMCFKPLHP; translated from the exons ATGGAGGCGAAACCAACAGAGATAAGCGGCTCTAAGATGTTTGGAGGTTACAATAAGAGATTCAAGCATTTCAGCCCAACCCTCGGCTGTTCCATGACTTTTCACGTTTACTTTCCTCCTCTTCCTTCTCCTTCTCACAAATTCCCT GTACTTTACTGGCTCTCTGGCCTTTCCTGTAcagatgaaaattttataatcaaGTCTGGAGCTCAACGTGTTGCTTCAAGTGAAGGAATTGCTCTAGTTGCCCCTGATACATCACCAA GTGCTGGATTTTATCTTAATGCCACACAAGAGAAGTGGAAGAATTGGCAGATGTATGACTATGTTGTCAAGGAATTGCCCAAAGTTCTGAGTGAAAATTTTGCTCAGCTTGATACATCAAGAGCATCTATATCTGGTCATTCTATGGGCGGGCATGGAGCTCTGACAATCTACCTGAAAAATCTGGACAAGTATAAG TCAGTGTCAGCATTTGCACCAATTGTGAATCCTATGAACTGTCCCTGGGGCCAGAAAGCTTTCACAAACTATCTAGGAGGCAATAAGGCAGATTGGGAG GAATATGATGCAACTTGCCTGATTTCAAAGTTCAATGATGTATCTGCTACCATTCTAATTGATCAAGTAAGCTCAATCTCCCATTTTAAG GGGGAGGATGATAAATTCTTGCACGATCAACTGCTACCCCACAAGTTTGAGGAGGCATGCAAGAATGCTAAGGTTCCACTTCTCCTGAGGTTGCAGCCTGGTTATGATCATTCCTACTATTTCATTGCCACCTTCATTGACCATCACATTCAACACCATGCTCAAGCTCTTAATATGTGCTTCAAGCCTCTTCATCCCTAA
- the LOC100253701 gene encoding S-formylglutathione hydrolase isoform X4, with protein MEAKPTEISGSKMFGGYNKRFKHFSPTLGCSMTFHVYFPPLPSPSHKFPVLYWLSGLSCTDENFIIKSGAQRVASSEGIALVAPDTSPSAGFYLNATQEKWKNWQMYDYVVKELPKVLSENFAQLDTSRASISGHSMGGHGALTIYLKNLDKYKSVSAFAPIVNPMNCPWGQKAFTNYLGGNKADWEEYDATCLISKFNDVSATILIDQGEDDKFLHDQLLPHKFEEACKNAKVPLLLRLQPGYDHSYYFIATFIDHHIQHHAQALNMCFKPLHP; from the exons ATGGAGGCGAAACCAACAGAGATAAGCGGCTCTAAGATGTTTGGAGGTTACAATAAGAGATTCAAGCATTTCAGCCCAACCCTCGGCTGTTCCATGACTTTTCACGTTTACTTTCCTCCTCTTCCTTCTCCTTCTCACAAATTCCCT GTACTTTACTGGCTCTCTGGCCTTTCCTGTAcagatgaaaattttataatcaaGTCTGGAGCTCAACGTGTTGCTTCAAGTGAAGGAATTGCTCTAGTTGCCCCTGATACATCACCAA GTGCTGGATTTTATCTTAATGCCACACAAGAGAAGTGGAAGAATTGGCAGATGTATGACTATGTTGTCAAGGAATTGCCCAAAGTTCTGAGTGAAAATTTTGCTCAGCTTGATACATCAAGAGCATCTATATCTGGTCATTCTATGGGCGGGCATGGAGCTCTGACAATCTACCTGAAAAATCTGGACAAGTATAAG TCAGTGTCAGCATTTGCACCAATTGTGAATCCTATGAACTGTCCCTGGGGCCAGAAAGCTTTCACAAACTATCTAGGAGGCAATAAGGCAGATTGGGAG GAATATGATGCAACTTGCCTGATTTCAAAGTTCAATGATGTATCTGCTACCATTCTAATTGATCAA GGGGAGGATGATAAATTCTTGCACGATCAACTGCTACCCCACAAGTTTGAGGAGGCATGCAAGAATGCTAAGGTTCCACTTCTCCTGAGGTTGCAGCCTGGTTATGATCATTCCTACTATTTCATTGCCACCTTCATTGACCATCACATTCAACACCATGCTCAAGCTCTTAATATGTGCTTCAAGCCTCTTCATCCCTAA
- the LOC100253701 gene encoding S-formylglutathione hydrolase isoform X2, which translates to MEAKPTEISGSKMFGGYNKRFKHFSPTLGCSMTFHVYFPPLPSPSHKFPVLYWLSGLSCTDENFIIKSGAQRVASSEGIALVAPDTSPRGLNVEGEADSWDFGVGAGFYLNATQEKWKNWQMYDYVVKELPKVLSENFAQLDTSRASISGHSMGGHGALTIYLKNLDKYKSVSAFAPIVNPMNCPWGQKAFTNYLGGNKADWEEYDATCLISKFNDVSATILIDQGEDDKFLHDQLLPHKFEEACKNAKVPLLLRLQPGYDHSYYFIATFIDHHIQHHAQALNMCFKPLHP; encoded by the exons ATGGAGGCGAAACCAACAGAGATAAGCGGCTCTAAGATGTTTGGAGGTTACAATAAGAGATTCAAGCATTTCAGCCCAACCCTCGGCTGTTCCATGACTTTTCACGTTTACTTTCCTCCTCTTCCTTCTCCTTCTCACAAATTCCCT GTACTTTACTGGCTCTCTGGCCTTTCCTGTAcagatgaaaattttataatcaaGTCTGGAGCTCAACGTGTTGCTTCAAGTGAAGGAATTGCTCTAGTTGCCCCTGATACATCACCAA GGGGCCTGAATGTGGAAGGAGAGGCTGACAGCTGGGATTTTGGTGTAG GTGCTGGATTTTATCTTAATGCCACACAAGAGAAGTGGAAGAATTGGCAGATGTATGACTATGTTGTCAAGGAATTGCCCAAAGTTCTGAGTGAAAATTTTGCTCAGCTTGATACATCAAGAGCATCTATATCTGGTCATTCTATGGGCGGGCATGGAGCTCTGACAATCTACCTGAAAAATCTGGACAAGTATAAG TCAGTGTCAGCATTTGCACCAATTGTGAATCCTATGAACTGTCCCTGGGGCCAGAAAGCTTTCACAAACTATCTAGGAGGCAATAAGGCAGATTGGGAG GAATATGATGCAACTTGCCTGATTTCAAAGTTCAATGATGTATCTGCTACCATTCTAATTGATCAA GGGGAGGATGATAAATTCTTGCACGATCAACTGCTACCCCACAAGTTTGAGGAGGCATGCAAGAATGCTAAGGTTCCACTTCTCCTGAGGTTGCAGCCTGGTTATGATCATTCCTACTATTTCATTGCCACCTTCATTGACCATCACATTCAACACCATGCTCAAGCTCTTAATATGTGCTTCAAGCCTCTTCATCCCTAA
- the LOC100253701 gene encoding S-formylglutathione hydrolase isoform X1 has product MEAKPTEISGSKMFGGYNKRFKHFSPTLGCSMTFHVYFPPLPSPSHKFPVLYWLSGLSCTDENFIIKSGAQRVASSEGIALVAPDTSPRGLNVEGEADSWDFGVGAGFYLNATQEKWKNWQMYDYVVKELPKVLSENFAQLDTSRASISGHSMGGHGALTIYLKNLDKYKSVSAFAPIVNPMNCPWGQKAFTNYLGGNKADWEEYDATCLISKFNDVSATILIDQVSSISHFKGEDDKFLHDQLLPHKFEEACKNAKVPLLLRLQPGYDHSYYFIATFIDHHIQHHAQALNMCFKPLHP; this is encoded by the exons ATGGAGGCGAAACCAACAGAGATAAGCGGCTCTAAGATGTTTGGAGGTTACAATAAGAGATTCAAGCATTTCAGCCCAACCCTCGGCTGTTCCATGACTTTTCACGTTTACTTTCCTCCTCTTCCTTCTCCTTCTCACAAATTCCCT GTACTTTACTGGCTCTCTGGCCTTTCCTGTAcagatgaaaattttataatcaaGTCTGGAGCTCAACGTGTTGCTTCAAGTGAAGGAATTGCTCTAGTTGCCCCTGATACATCACCAA GGGGCCTGAATGTGGAAGGAGAGGCTGACAGCTGGGATTTTGGTGTAG GTGCTGGATTTTATCTTAATGCCACACAAGAGAAGTGGAAGAATTGGCAGATGTATGACTATGTTGTCAAGGAATTGCCCAAAGTTCTGAGTGAAAATTTTGCTCAGCTTGATACATCAAGAGCATCTATATCTGGTCATTCTATGGGCGGGCATGGAGCTCTGACAATCTACCTGAAAAATCTGGACAAGTATAAG TCAGTGTCAGCATTTGCACCAATTGTGAATCCTATGAACTGTCCCTGGGGCCAGAAAGCTTTCACAAACTATCTAGGAGGCAATAAGGCAGATTGGGAG GAATATGATGCAACTTGCCTGATTTCAAAGTTCAATGATGTATCTGCTACCATTCTAATTGATCAAGTAAGCTCAATCTCCCATTTTAAG GGGGAGGATGATAAATTCTTGCACGATCAACTGCTACCCCACAAGTTTGAGGAGGCATGCAAGAATGCTAAGGTTCCACTTCTCCTGAGGTTGCAGCCTGGTTATGATCATTCCTACTATTTCATTGCCACCTTCATTGACCATCACATTCAACACCATGCTCAAGCTCTTAATATGTGCTTCAAGCCTCTTCATCCCTAA